One window of the Parasphingopyxis algicola genome contains the following:
- a CDS encoding LysR family transcriptional regulator: MIEDLVDARIIVELHNRLSFSEAASALGIPAATVSRRIMRMEQRAGLKLFDRTTRAVAPTDAGLLAFDHATRMLTEHEGFEVSLASMRENVIGTVRVTTPTIFGQALLGEVVAGFLNEHARCDLKIDLLDRPVNLVEEPYDVAIRIGPIVDDGLIARPVGTVRAGLYRCAKAADIAIDELGHVPMGLLHDAGKTPPLLPLVSQNGEETVICAANARLICMNPWLLLDAASSTNLVVVLPEIIAAPALREGRLQRILPTWFARQVPVHLVFAQDRQMRPAVRAFIEAATQSIPMAIANAEAE, encoded by the coding sequence ATGATCGAGGACCTCGTCGACGCGCGCATCATCGTGGAGTTGCACAATCGTCTGAGCTTTTCAGAGGCAGCAAGTGCGCTGGGCATTCCTGCTGCGACTGTGAGCCGCAGGATCATGCGCATGGAACAACGCGCAGGTCTCAAACTGTTTGATCGTACTACCCGCGCTGTGGCGCCTACAGATGCAGGTCTGCTTGCATTCGATCATGCGACCCGAATGCTGACCGAGCACGAAGGCTTTGAAGTTTCGCTCGCCTCTATGCGCGAAAACGTGATTGGAACCGTTCGGGTAACAACCCCGACGATCTTCGGCCAAGCCCTACTTGGCGAAGTGGTTGCGGGTTTTCTCAACGAGCATGCACGATGCGATCTGAAGATCGACTTGCTCGATCGACCGGTCAATCTGGTCGAAGAACCCTATGACGTGGCGATACGCATCGGTCCGATTGTGGATGATGGTTTGATAGCTCGCCCGGTCGGGACCGTTCGGGCTGGATTGTATCGCTGCGCAAAAGCGGCGGACATCGCCATTGACGAATTAGGTCATGTGCCAATGGGCTTGTTGCACGATGCGGGAAAAACCCCACCGCTCTTGCCGCTTGTCTCACAGAACGGCGAGGAGACGGTGATCTGCGCTGCGAACGCGCGACTCATCTGCATGAACCCGTGGCTGCTTTTGGACGCTGCGAGTTCGACTAATCTTGTCGTCGTGCTGCCTGAGATCATCGCCGCGCCCGCGCTGCGTGAAGGACGCCTGCAACGGATACTACCGACCTGGTTTGCCCGACAGGTGCCAGTACACCTAGTGTTTGCGCAAGACCGTCAAATGCGTCCGGCAGTGCGGGCCTTCATCGAGGCCGCGACTCAATCAATTCCGATGGCCATCGCAAATGCCGAAGCCGAATAG
- a CDS encoding isochorismatase family protein — protein sequence MALPASELTPENCAFLMIDHQVGLMQFLSSIDPMLLKNNILGHAKTAKAMDIPVIMGTSWPDGPNGPTMPELKAIFPDVDVIDRPFVNFWNDEASRKAVEATGRKKLVISGLATEVCAAFPALSALREGYEVYVVMDASADFNPFIQNVTMTRLAAAGAIVTTWVAVLAELAANTQVNGQYIGSLLSQHMGQYQAAMNNYLGVASNADAVAQGVGLTGTPPIPTHLD from the coding sequence ATGGCCCTTCCTGCTTCCGAATTGACGCCCGAAAATTGTGCGTTTCTTATGATCGACCACCAAGTCGGACTGATGCAGTTTCTTTCATCTATCGACCCGATGCTTCTCAAGAACAACATCCTGGGCCATGCAAAAACGGCGAAGGCGATGGATATTCCCGTCATCATGGGCACAAGCTGGCCAGATGGCCCGAACGGTCCGACCATGCCCGAGTTGAAGGCGATCTTTCCCGATGTAGATGTCATCGACCGCCCGTTCGTCAACTTCTGGAATGACGAAGCATCTCGCAAGGCCGTCGAGGCGACCGGTCGAAAGAAGCTTGTGATTTCTGGTCTTGCAACCGAGGTCTGCGCCGCCTTCCCGGCATTGTCGGCGCTCCGCGAAGGATATGAAGTCTATGTCGTGATGGACGCCAGTGCAGACTTCAACCCGTTCATTCAGAACGTCACCATGACGCGTCTCGCAGCAGCCGGCGCGATCGTCACCACCTGGGTAGCGGTGCTCGCTGAGCTGGCCGCGAACACGCAGGTCAACGGGCAATACATCGGAAGTCTACTGAGCCAACACATGGGTCAGTATCAGGCCGCAATGAACAATTATCTTGGCGTTGCGTCCAACGCCGACGCGGTGGCTCAAGGCGTCGGCCTGACCGGCACTCCCCCGATCCCGACACATCTGGACTGA